One region of Pseudoalteromonas galatheae genomic DNA includes:
- the speA gene encoding biosynthetic arginine decarboxylase has translation MTWGLQTARSIYNVTHWSDGYFDINEQGQLVAFPDGDRTKPPILLPELTEQFKAQGLTLPVLVRFTDILKHRVDTLTQAFTAARTQRDYQGQYTCVYPIKVNQQRSVVSKLLAHPSGLVGLEAGSKPELMAILGVAHQPITIVCNGYKDSEFLRLACIGQAMGHQVNIVVEKLSELDTLLQEIDDLGIEPSIGIRIRLNSVGKGKWQNTGGEKGKFGLTASQVLQAVELLKSHNRLHLMQLVHFHIGSQVANIRDIQRALKECARHYAELYQLGVPLRIVDVGGGLGVDYEGSGSRSSCSMNYTVAEYAKNVVHAFHDIAELNNIPHPDIITESGRALTAHHAMLITDVIDVEKAPNQVEPVQPQDTSPLVLQELWHSLSQLTPRMALETYHDAMHLFSDAHDQYVHGLISMQEWAQLEQLYFTTLHKVRECLNENARAHREVLDDLNEKLADKLFVNFSLFQSLPDIWGIDQLFPVMPIDKLNQPLTQRAIIQDITCDSDGQINSYVEGAGIESSLPIPEYVPGEQYHVAMFLVGAYQEILGDLHNLFGDTDSVHVELCDEGYKLTNAIKGDSVEDVLRFVHYDKAVLSENYAQQVAALSLPESIKAQYLQELNAGLEGYTYFED, from the coding sequence ATGACTTGGGGTCTGCAAACAGCACGTTCTATCTATAACGTTACCCACTGGAGTGACGGCTATTTTGATATCAATGAACAGGGCCAGTTAGTGGCGTTTCCTGATGGTGATCGCACTAAGCCACCAATTCTTCTTCCAGAGTTAACTGAGCAATTTAAAGCGCAGGGGCTAACTTTGCCAGTTTTGGTACGTTTTACCGATATTTTAAAACATCGTGTCGATACCTTGACTCAAGCCTTTACTGCTGCACGAACTCAACGTGATTACCAAGGCCAGTACACCTGTGTTTATCCAATAAAAGTGAATCAGCAGCGCTCGGTTGTCAGTAAGTTATTGGCTCACCCAAGCGGTCTTGTTGGTCTTGAAGCCGGTTCTAAGCCTGAGCTGATGGCAATTTTGGGTGTGGCACATCAACCTATTACCATTGTCTGTAACGGCTACAAAGACAGTGAGTTCTTGCGCTTAGCTTGCATCGGTCAAGCGATGGGTCACCAAGTAAATATAGTCGTTGAAAAGCTCTCTGAACTGGATACTTTATTACAAGAAATCGACGATTTAGGCATTGAACCGTCGATTGGTATTCGTATTCGTCTTAATTCTGTTGGTAAAGGCAAGTGGCAGAATACCGGTGGTGAAAAAGGTAAGTTTGGTCTTACTGCCAGTCAAGTTCTGCAAGCGGTTGAGTTACTTAAGTCGCATAATCGTTTGCACTTAATGCAGTTGGTACACTTCCATATCGGCTCGCAAGTTGCCAATATTCGCGATATTCAACGTGCGCTTAAAGAGTGTGCGCGCCACTATGCTGAGCTATATCAACTAGGAGTTCCGCTGCGTATCGTTGATGTTGGCGGTGGCCTCGGAGTGGATTATGAAGGCTCAGGTTCTCGTAGTTCATGTTCAATGAATTATACGGTGGCGGAATACGCGAAAAATGTGGTGCATGCTTTTCATGATATTGCGGAGCTCAATAACATTCCGCATCCGGATATTATTACTGAATCTGGCCGAGCATTAACTGCCCATCACGCGATGCTGATCACGGATGTGATCGACGTAGAAAAAGCACCAAATCAAGTCGAACCGGTGCAACCACAAGATACCAGTCCACTGGTATTACAAGAGTTATGGCATTCGTTGTCACAACTGACTCCTCGCATGGCCTTAGAAACCTACCACGACGCTATGCACTTGTTCAGCGACGCACACGACCAATACGTACATGGTTTGATTAGCATGCAAGAGTGGGCGCAACTTGAACAGCTTTACTTCACGACACTTCATAAAGTGCGTGAGTGCTTAAATGAGAATGCGAGAGCACACCGAGAAGTACTAGACGACCTCAATGAAAAGCTAGCTGATAAACTGTTTGTAAACTTCTCGTTGTTCCAATCACTGCCGGATATTTGGGGTATTGACCAGCTATTTCCGGTGATGCCTATCGACAAGCTCAATCAGCCGTTGACGCAAAGAGCGATTATTCAGGACATTACTTGTGATTCGGACGGTCAAATCAACAGTTATGTAGAGGGCGCAGGTATTGAGTCAAGTCTACCCATTCCTGAGTATGTGCCGGGAGAGCAATATCACGTTGCAATGTTCTTGGTAGGGGCCTATCAAGAAATATTGGGTGATCTCCATAACTTATTTGGTGACACAGACTCAGTACACGTTGAGCTTTGTGATGAGGGTTATAAACTCACCAATGCAATCAAGGGCGACAGTGTTGAAGATGTACTGCGCTTTGTTCATTATGACAAAGCGGTGCTATCTGAGAATTATGCACAACAGGTTGCGGCCTTGTCGTTGCCGGAGTCAATTAAAGCTCAGTATTTACAAGAGTTAAACGCTGGACTTGAAGGTTATACTTACTTCGAAGATTGA
- a CDS encoding acyltransferase gives MSFIRKVISILLYAVNTIFWFIPIFICGLIKLLPIPPLQKAMSYIAKACASKWVACNSVSQNLIAPYMLNVSGLDELKRKDWYLVIANHQSWVDILVLQRVLHGKIPFLNFFLKKELLYVPVLGLAWWALDFPFMTRTSKSQLKKNPKLRGKDIETTRKACEKFKTMPVSIVNFVEGTRYTESKHSKQKSPFTHLLKPKAGGIAFVMQAMGEQISKVVNVTIHYPDGVPTFADFIAGKVKSVDVQVEVMPVSANLVGDYMNDPEFRVRFQSELNALWQAKDAQLVELADKK, from the coding sequence ATGTCGTTTATTCGTAAAGTGATCAGCATCTTGCTGTACGCCGTTAACACTATATTTTGGTTTATACCGATCTTTATTTGTGGCTTGATTAAGCTACTGCCCATCCCACCATTGCAAAAAGCCATGAGCTATATTGCTAAGGCGTGCGCAAGTAAATGGGTCGCGTGTAATTCAGTGAGCCAAAACCTCATTGCGCCGTATATGCTTAATGTTAGCGGATTGGATGAGCTAAAACGTAAAGACTGGTACTTGGTTATCGCCAATCACCAAAGTTGGGTGGATATTTTAGTGTTGCAGCGAGTGCTTCATGGCAAAATCCCGTTTTTGAATTTCTTTTTGAAAAAAGAGCTGCTTTACGTACCTGTGCTAGGTCTTGCTTGGTGGGCGCTCGACTTTCCTTTTATGACGCGAACCAGCAAGTCGCAATTAAAGAAAAACCCTAAATTGCGTGGTAAAGACATAGAAACGACGCGAAAAGCATGCGAAAAGTTTAAAACAATGCCAGTGAGTATTGTAAACTTCGTTGAGGGTACGCGTTACACCGAATCCAAGCATAGTAAGCAAAAAAGCCCATTTACGCATCTGCTTAAACCAAAAGCGGGAGGCATCGCATTTGTGATGCAAGCCATGGGTGAGCAAATCAGCAAAGTGGTGAATGTCACCATCCATTATCCCGATGGTGTACCAACTTTCGCAGACTTTATCGCTGGTAAAGTGAAGTCAGTAGATGTTCAGGTGGAAGTAATGCCGGTCAGTGCAAACTTGGTCGGCGACTACATGAATGATCCCGAATTTAGAGTGCGTTTCCAATCCGAATTAAACGCCTTGTGGCAAGCCAAAGACGCACAACTTGTGGAGCTTGCCGATAAAAAGTAG
- a CDS encoding acetyltransferase, whose product MLKQILPKWFLGLSASVWLLVNTFVCGLLVLLFGIIKLLVPVKFISTALHFFYGMWCKGNYLGLRIACDKIQVSLPKELHAQGWYLLISNHLSWLDIVVLSAMEVLPAPKFFLKDELKYVPFIGTGAWAMGMPFMKRASKAQIAKNPKLKGMDVERTKASCRNFRDHPTTVINFVEGTRHTKAKHAHQNSPFKYLLKPKAGGVAFALEVLSEQLDGMLNATLAYELEGEHICRAFTLGRLDAIDVKIDYIAMEKVPLGNYQADKAYRVEFQSFMNEVWQRKDCQLEAHRLNSTEPSDALNEELKQL is encoded by the coding sequence ATGTTAAAACAAATACTACCTAAGTGGTTTCTCGGGCTATCGGCCAGTGTGTGGCTGCTGGTGAATACCTTTGTATGTGGTTTATTGGTGCTATTGTTTGGCATCATAAAATTGCTTGTGCCAGTTAAGTTTATCTCTACAGCACTGCACTTCTTTTACGGTATGTGGTGTAAAGGCAACTATCTAGGTTTGCGCATCGCGTGCGACAAAATACAAGTGAGCTTGCCAAAAGAATTACACGCTCAAGGGTGGTATTTGTTAATTTCCAATCATCTTAGCTGGCTTGATATCGTTGTGCTTAGTGCCATGGAGGTACTACCTGCACCTAAATTTTTCTTAAAAGATGAATTAAAATACGTGCCTTTCATTGGCACCGGTGCATGGGCAATGGGCATGCCATTTATGAAACGTGCGAGTAAAGCGCAGATCGCCAAAAACCCTAAGCTTAAAGGGATGGATGTAGAACGTACCAAAGCCAGTTGTCGCAACTTTCGAGATCACCCCACAACGGTAATTAATTTTGTGGAAGGTACTCGTCATACTAAAGCTAAACATGCGCATCAAAATAGCCCGTTCAAGTACCTGCTCAAACCAAAGGCGGGTGGTGTAGCGTTCGCTCTAGAAGTGCTATCAGAGCAACTTGACGGCATGCTCAATGCGACTTTGGCTTATGAGTTAGAGGGTGAGCATATTTGCCGTGCATTTACGCTTGGACGCTTGGATGCAATTGATGTAAAAATAGACTACATTGCGATGGAAAAAGTGCCTCTTGGTAACTATCAAGCTGATAAAGCTTATCGTGTAGAGTTTCAGTCTTTTATGAATGAAGTCTGGCAACGCAAAGATTGCCAACTCGAAGCGCATCGATTGAATTCGACTGAGCCAAGTGATGCGCTCAATGAGGAGCTAAAACAGCTATGA
- the chrA gene encoding chromate efflux transporter → MFLKIFYQFLLLGCTSFGGPAAHLGFFKKHFVDNLKWLSNERYASMISLSQILPGPGSSQVGFAIGLEKAGILGGIAAFLGFTLPSFLLMIMLALTAEQLSGTALNVIDGLKLFAVVIVADAVLSMAKSFCKTTALKFVAFFATFTLLMLPNLSAQLGVLMVLVVAGYFYSFSNAPSKPSQSKSQINWFVFALFIGLFALTFAALPNQLFAEFYQAGALVFGGGHVVLPLLQTSVEGVAQETFLTAYAAAQAIPGPMFTIASFLGAVVDNTHPILGAAIATLAIFLPGLLLMWAFNQQWQSLISLPRFASISATLNAGVVGILAAAFYQPIWLSAVHSLLDITAVILGFIALKWLKPAIWQLLIAFMVFGVIAGSV, encoded by the coding sequence ATGTTTCTGAAAATATTTTATCAGTTTTTGTTATTAGGATGTACGAGCTTTGGGGGACCCGCGGCCCACCTTGGGTTCTTTAAAAAACACTTTGTCGATAACTTAAAATGGCTGAGTAACGAGCGCTACGCCAGTATGATCAGTCTGTCACAAATACTACCAGGACCTGGCTCTAGCCAAGTTGGATTCGCGATTGGTTTAGAAAAAGCAGGTATTTTAGGAGGGATCGCCGCCTTCTTAGGATTTACACTGCCGTCATTTTTGCTCATGATCATGCTGGCATTAACGGCTGAGCAGCTCTCAGGCACTGCGTTGAATGTCATTGATGGGTTGAAGTTGTTTGCTGTAGTTATCGTTGCCGATGCGGTACTGAGCATGGCGAAAAGCTTTTGTAAAACCACGGCACTCAAATTCGTCGCATTTTTCGCCACATTCACACTGTTGATGCTACCTAACTTGAGCGCACAATTGGGTGTGCTTATGGTGCTTGTCGTTGCTGGTTACTTTTACTCATTCAGCAATGCGCCAAGTAAACCGAGTCAATCAAAAAGCCAAATCAACTGGTTTGTATTTGCGCTATTTATTGGCCTCTTTGCGTTAACCTTTGCCGCGCTACCAAATCAACTATTTGCCGAGTTTTATCAAGCAGGTGCTTTGGTTTTTGGTGGCGGTCACGTCGTGCTTCCGCTACTACAAACCAGTGTTGAGGGAGTCGCGCAAGAAACCTTCTTAACAGCTTATGCTGCCGCGCAAGCCATTCCTGGTCCGATGTTTACCATCGCAAGCTTTTTAGGCGCCGTTGTCGACAATACGCATCCCATTTTGGGCGCGGCGATTGCAACGCTCGCTATTTTCTTGCCGGGCCTACTGTTAATGTGGGCGTTTAACCAGCAGTGGCAATCACTTATTTCGTTGCCAAGGTTTGCAAGCATTAGCGCGACCTTAAATGCCGGTGTTGTGGGGATTCTAGCCGCTGCGTTTTATCAACCAATTTGGCTTTCTGCGGTGCATAGTTTGCTCGATATCACCGCGGTGATATTAGGCTTTATAGCACTAAAATGGCTAAAGCCCGCAATATGGCAGTTGCTTATTGCCTTTATGGTGTTTGGGGTTATCGCTGGAAGTGTGTAG
- the speE gene encoding polyamine aminopropyltransferase, which yields MANLEANRWFTEISDRDGSAFSLRVNKKLDEIQSPFQKVEMFETTDFGNLMIIDGCTMVSTRENFFYHEMMSHPALFSHPAPKNVVIIGGGDCGTLREVLKHPGVEKVTQIDIDEVVTQMSLKYFPELCESNNDPRATVMFDDGIKFMREAEAESIDVIIVDGTDPVGPGEGLFNHAFYKSCLAALRTGGIMIQQSESPLMHMPLLLEMRDAMLEVGFVDLQTLPFPQPIYPSGLWSATMARKDQKFAGFREQDVDNATFDTEYYNTGIHKGALATPNFMKRAFEK from the coding sequence ATGGCAAACTTAGAAGCAAACCGTTGGTTTACAGAAATTAGCGACCGCGATGGCAGCGCTTTTTCACTTAGAGTCAACAAAAAATTAGACGAAATCCAATCACCATTTCAAAAAGTAGAAATGTTTGAAACAACGGATTTTGGTAACCTGATGATCATTGACGGTTGCACTATGGTGAGCACGCGTGAAAACTTTTTCTATCACGAAATGATGAGTCACCCGGCGCTATTTTCGCACCCTGCACCTAAAAATGTTGTGATCATTGGCGGCGGCGACTGTGGCACATTGCGTGAAGTATTAAAGCATCCTGGCGTTGAAAAAGTAACTCAGATTGATATCGACGAAGTTGTGACGCAAATGTCTTTGAAATACTTCCCTGAGCTTTGTGAGTCTAATAACGATCCTCGCGCAACTGTAATGTTTGATGATGGCATCAAATTTATGCGTGAAGCCGAAGCAGAGTCTATCGACGTTATCATCGTTGATGGCACCGATCCTGTTGGCCCAGGTGAAGGTTTATTCAATCACGCATTCTACAAGAGCTGTTTAGCAGCGCTTCGTACTGGTGGTATCATGATCCAGCAAAGTGAATCACCACTGATGCACATGCCGTTGCTACTAGAAATGCGCGATGCAATGTTGGAAGTGGGCTTTGTTGACCTGCAAACCCTGCCTTTCCCACAGCCAATCTACCCAAGCGGCCTGTGGTCAGCAACAATGGCACGTAAAGATCAAAAGTTTGCCGGATTCCGCGAGCAAGACGTTGATAACGCAACATTTGATACTGAGTACTACAACACAGGTATTCATAAGGGTGCATTAGCAACACCTAACTTTATGAAGCGTGCTTTCGAAAAGTAG
- a CDS encoding molecular chaperone DnaJ has product MKNLTSIIFIAFLVGCASNTNNDELGYQGNKKSSPKSPNALQVLESLKSNPSAVFRTQNGWTIINVDNEQEKSIYSFTPESHPAYPSIVKREIVEKDGSIHINMTAKCGATKDVCDKLVQQFVALNDKVRLSMQ; this is encoded by the coding sequence GTGAAAAATTTAACATCTATAATTTTTATCGCGTTTTTAGTTGGTTGCGCTTCTAATACTAATAATGATGAGCTTGGATACCAAGGCAATAAAAAGTCATCCCCAAAATCACCAAATGCTTTGCAGGTATTAGAGTCTCTAAAAAGTAATCCTTCTGCTGTTTTTCGAACTCAAAATGGCTGGACAATTATCAATGTTGATAATGAACAAGAAAAATCAATTTATTCATTTACACCTGAATCTCATCCAGCTTATCCATCGATTGTAAAACGAGAAATTGTCGAAAAAGATGGCTCTATCCATATTAATATGACAGCAAAATGTGGAGCAACAAAAGATGTTTGTGACAAACTAGTTCAGCAATTTGTAGCGCTAAACGATAAAGTCAGACTGTCTATGCAATAG
- a CDS encoding substrate-binding periplasmic protein — protein sequence MTCLSPCLLFLFACFSSFAQQINVAVDHAPPYSIIEDNGEVQGLILDILATVQAQAGVNYQINAVPCPFSRCIRMLAQGEVDVMGGLIRTPQREKLIDFVEPAYMALTSSFVFYAKQDSDIQVEQYTDLYTKRIAVMRGGVFYPRFDEDRQLNKVPVFSEQVAFDLLLKGRVDLVIAVEDTAEIAMEVLGQPIEKLKKVSYHHAQPIYGHMAMSKDFSGTQLAEKVRLTMRELAEKKQLDAVVAKYKLPPVSDHISDLVPVHP from the coding sequence ATGACTTGTTTATCGCCGTGTTTACTTTTTTTGTTTGCATGTTTCTCTAGTTTTGCTCAGCAAATAAATGTTGCGGTAGATCACGCGCCACCATATAGCATTATTGAAGACAATGGTGAAGTGCAAGGCTTAATCTTAGATATATTAGCAACGGTACAGGCTCAGGCTGGTGTTAATTATCAAATAAACGCCGTTCCCTGTCCTTTTTCACGCTGCATACGGATGCTAGCGCAAGGCGAGGTAGACGTCATGGGTGGCTTGATCCGTACACCTCAACGAGAAAAATTAATCGATTTTGTGGAGCCTGCCTATATGGCTCTGACGTCGTCTTTTGTATTCTATGCTAAGCAAGACAGCGATATTCAGGTGGAACAATATACGGATCTTTATACCAAGCGAATTGCAGTGATGCGCGGGGGCGTTTTTTATCCTCGTTTTGATGAAGATCGCCAACTTAATAAGGTCCCTGTTTTTAGTGAGCAAGTGGCGTTTGACCTATTGCTTAAAGGACGCGTGGATCTAGTTATCGCAGTGGAAGACACCGCAGAGATAGCGATGGAAGTGCTTGGTCAGCCTATTGAAAAGTTAAAAAAGGTCTCCTACCATCACGCCCAGCCAATTTATGGTCATATGGCGATGAGTAAAGACTTCAGCGGTACTCAGCTTGCAGAAAAAGTTCGCTTAACTATGAGAGAATTAGCTGAAAAAAAACAACTTGATGCTGTGGTTGCAAAATATAAACTTCCACCAGTCTCAGATCACATAAGTGACTTAGTGCCTGTTCATCCTTAA
- a CDS encoding mechanosensitive ion channel family protein: protein MKFDHLHDVVQPWLKELPQGTVISALFTNGVAVVGLLFLYWVIRRLVLPNVENLARHISPRKIGHLAPQLSKFSGRFAFVLCLLVFSAYHERLFVAPAWVFVVMETLVYVMLVVASGFLFSSLVNLGNGVYNLFPFAKEVPIQGIIQVIKLLIFIVCSILVVSILVDKSPTYILSGFGAIAAVIILVFKDTILGLVASIQIAANRLVTTGDWIQVDAFGADGEVIDLGLNTVRVRNWDNTVTTIPTYMLISDSFKNWRAMQESAGRRIKRAIHIDFTSIEPLAEQKRASLTEQYPLLEKLDDVPSDITNLGLFRRYAEAYLKQHDAINQDCLCMVRELAPTQHGLPLEFYCFSRDKRWVFYEHLQADILDYMLSVMPAFGLRPYQSVSDYFGAHRVKVRAGSKPDATSE, encoded by the coding sequence ATGAAGTTTGATCACCTTCATGATGTCGTTCAACCGTGGTTAAAAGAGTTACCGCAAGGCACTGTGATCAGTGCGTTATTCACCAACGGTGTCGCGGTTGTTGGGCTATTGTTTTTATATTGGGTGATCCGCCGTTTAGTGCTACCCAATGTAGAAAACCTCGCGCGCCATATTTCACCGCGTAAAATTGGTCACCTTGCCCCTCAGTTAAGTAAATTTAGCGGTCGCTTTGCCTTTGTATTGTGTTTACTGGTCTTTTCCGCCTACCATGAGCGCCTCTTCGTCGCACCTGCTTGGGTATTTGTAGTGATGGAGACACTGGTGTATGTCATGTTGGTGGTGGCGTCAGGGTTTTTATTTAGCAGTTTAGTCAATTTAGGTAATGGCGTTTATAACCTCTTTCCGTTCGCCAAAGAAGTGCCGATCCAAGGGATTATTCAAGTAATTAAGCTACTGATATTTATAGTTTGCTCTATATTGGTGGTGAGTATCTTGGTGGATAAATCACCAACTTATATTCTTTCCGGTTTTGGTGCTATCGCGGCAGTCATTATTTTGGTATTTAAAGATACAATTTTGGGATTGGTTGCGAGTATTCAAATAGCAGCCAATCGACTGGTAACCACTGGCGACTGGATCCAAGTTGACGCATTTGGTGCCGACGGCGAGGTGATTGATCTTGGTTTAAATACCGTTAGGGTACGTAACTGGGATAACACCGTCACCACCATACCAACCTATATGTTGATCTCTGATTCATTTAAAAACTGGCGTGCCATGCAAGAGTCAGCAGGACGTCGCATCAAACGCGCCATCCATATTGATTTTACTAGCATTGAGCCGTTGGCTGAGCAAAAGCGAGCGTCACTCACCGAGCAATATCCACTACTGGAAAAGCTTGACGATGTACCGAGCGATATCACCAATTTAGGCTTATTTAGACGCTATGCAGAGGCCTACTTGAAGCAGCATGATGCCATCAATCAAGATTGTTTATGCATGGTAAGGGAACTTGCGCCCACGCAACATGGCTTGCCTCTAGAGTTTTACTGTTTTAGTCGCGATAAACGCTGGGTGTTTTACGAGCACTTACAAGCCGATATTTTGGACTATATGCTAAGTGTAATGCCTGCATTTGGGCTACGTCCATACCAAAGCGTGAGTGATTACTTTGGCGCACACCGCGTGAAAGTGCGCGCCGGTAGCAAACCTGATGCAACTTCAGAATAA